A stretch of DNA from Paracoccus methylovorus:
GCGTCTCCAACTTGCGAAAGGCGCGGGCGCGGTGGCTGATGGCGTTCTTTTGCTCGGGCAGCATTTCGGCATAGGTGACGTCATGGCCGTCCGGCACGAAGATCGGGTCATAGCCATGGCCCTGCACACCGCGCGGCGGCCAGACCAGCCGGCCGGGGGCCACACCCTCGAATATCTCTTCATGGCCGTCGGGCCACAACAGGATCAGCGTGGCGCGGAACTGGGCGGTGCGCGGCTCGGCAACGCCCCTGGCTTCCAGTTCGGTCCAGGTGCGGGTCATGGCCTGCATGAAGTCGCGCCCCTGCGGCGTCTCGGCCCAATCGGCAGTATAGACGCCCGGGGCGCCGTCCAGCCCGTCCACGGTAATGCCGCTATCATCCGCCAGAACCGGCAGACCGGTCGCCTGCATCGCAGCGCGCGCCTTGATGCGGGCGTTGCCGATAAAGCTGTCCTCGGTCTCGGCCGGCTCGGGCAAGCCCATCTCTCCGGCGCTGGTCACCTCGATGCCGTGGGGGGCCATCATGGCGCGGATTTCGTCCAGCTTGCCCTTGTTGTGCGTCGCGACCAGCAGCTTTTTTTCCGTCAGCTTGCGCATTCAACAGCCTCGTTCTGGGCGCGGACCAGTTCCGCGATGCCGGCTTCGGCCAGATCCAACAACTGGTTCATCTCGGGGCGCGAGAAGGTGGCGCCCTCGGCCGACATCTGCACCTCGATCAGCCGCCCTGCCCCGGTCATGATGAAATTGCCATCCGTGCCGGCCTCGCTGTCCTCGGCATAGTCGAGATCAAGGATCGGCTGGCCGGCATAGATGCCACAGGACACTGCTGCCACATGGTCCATGATCGGGTCGGTGGTGATGATTCCGGCCTTCAGCAGCTTGTTCACCGCCAAGCGCAGCGCCACCCAGCCGCCGGTGATCGAGGCGCAGCGGGTGCCGCCATCGGCTTGGATCACGTCGCAGTCGATGACGATCTGCCGCTCGCCCAGGGCACGGCGATCCACGCCGGCGCGCAGGGCCCGACCGATCAGGCGCTGGATTTCCTGCGTGCGGCCGGATTGCTTGCCCGCCGCAGCCTCGCGCCGATTGCGGCTGTTCGTCGCCCGGGGCAGCATGCCATACTCGGCCGTCACCCAGCCTTGGCCAGACCCCTTGAGAAAGGGCGGCGCCTTTTCCTCGATCGAGGCCGAACAAAGCACGCGCGTATCGCCGCAGGAAATCAGGCAAGAGCCCTCGGCATGGCGCATGATCCCCGTTTCGATTGAAATCGGGCGCATATCACTTAAATTCCGGCCAGAGGGACGCATCTTTCATTCCTTTCGGGGGTTTTGCCGTCCAGATACAGGTCCGAAGCCCTTGACCGCAACCCGTGAATGTCCAGACAAAATGCCAATACCTGAAACCGCGCTGCTTTCCGATCTCAACGACCGCTCACGCGAAGTCTTTCGGCGCGTGGTCGAAACCTATCTTGCGACCGGCGATCCCGTCGGCTCGCGCACCCTGACACGCGAACTGTCCGAAAAGCTCAGCGCCGCCACCATCCGCAATGTAATGCAGGATCTGGAACTGCTGGGCCTGCTGGATCACCCGCATATCTCGGCCGGGCGCATGCCAACGCAACTGGGGCTGCGGTTGTTCGTGGACGGCCTGATGGAGGCGGGACCCGTCTCGGCCAGCGACCGCGAGATGATCGACGAAACGCTCGGCGACGACAGCCGCGATACCGGCACCATGCTGGACCGGGTCAGCACCGCGCTGTCGGCATTGACCCACGGAGCATCACTGGTGCTGATGCCCAAGCAGGAAGCGCCCGTTCGCCATATCGAATTCGTCAGCCTTGCCCCGGATCGGGCACTGGTCGTGCTGGTCTTTGCCGATGGCCGGGTCGAAAACCGCGTCTTCAATCCCCCGCCCGGCCACACCGCCAGTTCGATGCGCGAGGCGGCAAACTTTCTGAACGCCGTGGCCGAAGGTCGCACCCTCGCCGAACTGCGGCGCAGCGTCGCACATGAGATCGAGGCAAGCCGGCAAAAACTGGACAGCATGGCGGCTGTGCTGATTTCCTCGGGTTTGGCCCTGTGGGAGGGGGAAAGCAGCGATCCCCGGCTTATCGTGCGCGGTCGCGCCAATCTTTTAGAGCATGAACTGGCCGATCTGGATCGAATCCGCACCCTTTTCGACGATTTGGAACGCAAGCGCGACATCGCGGAATTCCTGGAGCTTGCCGAACAGGGCGAAGGGGTGCGCATTTTCATCGGCTCCGAGAACAAGCTTTTTTCACTTTCCGGTTCCTCTCTCGTAGTTTCACCCTATATGAATGCCGACCGAAAGATTGTTGGCGCGGTCGGCGTCATCGGTCCGACGCGGCTGAACTATGGCCGCATCGTGCCGATCGTGGATTATACTGCGCAGCTTGTCGGCCGGTTAATCTCTGGCCGGAAAGGATGATGAGGACATGACGAACGAAAACCCGAACGGCAGCCCGCTGGATGAGGAAATCATCGACCCTCTGGCCGATGACATGCCCTCGCCCGATGTCGAGGCGCTGGTCGCCGAACGGGACGAATATCGCGACCGCTTCATGCGCGCGCTGGCCGATGCCGAAAACGCCCGCAAGCGCGCCGAAAAGGACCGCCGCGACGCGGAACAATATGGCGGCTCGCGCCTGGCGCGCGACCTGCTGCCGGTTCATGACGCGCTGACCCGCGCACTGGACGCAGCAGGTGATGAGCAGCGCGAGGCCGCAGCCGCCCTGATCGAAGGTGTCGAACTGACCCTGCGCGAATTGAACAATGTTTTCGCCAAGCACGGCATCAGGGTCATCACCCCCGCCATAGGCGAGAAATTCGATCCGCAGCAGCATGAAGCCATGTTCGAAGCGCCCGTTCCAGGTACGAAAGCCGGGAATATCATCCAGGTCATGGACAACGGCTTTATTCTGCACGACCGGCTGCTGCGTCCTGCAAAGGTCGGTGTCAGTTCGACCCCGGCAAGCTGATTTTACGACACCTAAAGACAGGAAAACCCCGGAGCCATCCTCCGGGGTTTTTTAGTTTTCAGCTGATCTAGTATATTTCTTCTATATTTATACTAGATATAGTGTCTTAGCTGCCTGCCAGTATCTGGCATAGCCGGTCCAATTGGTCCAGATCGCGATAGGTAACGACGACCTGCCCCCCCTCTGTCCCGGAATGGTTGATCGCAACTCTCATCTTGAGATGGGCGGTCAAATCCCCCTCTAGCGCGCGTGTGTCGGCGTCTTTTTCCTGCTTTACGCTTTTGCTTTTTTGCGCCTTTGGACCTTCGGCCTGACGACGCACCAATTCCTCGGTCTCGCGGACAGAAAGGTTCTTGTCGATCACCTTGCGCGCCAACTCGACAGCATTCGTGGCAGTAACTAAGGCCCGGGCATGGCCCGCCGTCAGCTTGCCTTCCTTGAGCCAAGCTTGCACCTGATCGGGCAAATTCAGCAACCGAAGCAGGTTGGCGATGTGGCTGCGACTTTTGTTCAGCGCATCGGCCAGCCTTTCCTGGGTATGGCCAAAGCGATCCATGAGTTGGCGGTACGAGGCCGCCTCTTCAATCGCATTCAAATCCGCGCGTTGAATATTCTCAACGATAGCAACTTCCAGCACTTCGGTGTCGCTAAGCTCACGAACGATAACCGGGACTTCATGAAGCTGGGCAATTTGCGCAGCACGCCAGCGGCGCTCGCCCGCGACGATCTGATACAAACCACGATCCGTCGGATGCGGCCGAACGATCAGCGGCTGCAACATGCCCCGGGTCTTGAGCGAATCAGCAAGCTCTTGCAGCGCCTCGGCCGCAAAACTGCGCCTAGGCTGGTCGGGATTCGGCGTCAGTTGCTCAACCGGAAGGATCTGCCGTGGCGCGGGGCGCTCTGAGGGGATCAGATCCACATCCGCCATCAAGGCCGAGAGTCCACGGCCCAGACCGCGCTTTTCAAGCTTGTTCTCTACCATGATTCCTCCTCAGGCGGTCGCAAGTTGACGGGAAAGAAACTCGGTTGCCAGCTCGCGATAGGCGTGGCTTCCCTTGGAGTTCGGATCGTATTGCAGCACCGGCATGGCATGTGACGGTGCCTCGGACAGCCGCACATTCCGCGGAATTACGGTTCGATAGACCAAACCAGAAAGCGTGCTGCGCGCATCCGCCTCAACCTGCTGCGATAGATTATTCCGATTATCGGACATCGTCAGCAACACACCTTCAATCCGCAGGTCCGGATTGGCTGTCTGACGCACCTCACGCACCGTCATGAGCAATTGCGAAAGTCCTTCAAGCGCATAAAATTCCGCTTGCAGCGGCACAAGAACGCTGTCCGAAGCCACCATGGCATTGACGGTCAAAAGACCAAGCGCAGGTGGGCAGTCGATAAGAATATAATCGAATTCTGAAGGAGTTGTGAGCTTTCGGCGCAGAAACTGGGTCCGGCCGGGCCGATTGGAGAGTTCGAAATCAGCGGAAGCGAGATCACGATTCGACGGCACG
This window harbors:
- a CDS encoding ParB/RepB/Spo0J family partition protein: MVENKLEKRGLGRGLSALMADVDLIPSERPAPRQILPVEQLTPNPDQPRRSFAAEALQELADSLKTRGMLQPLIVRPHPTDRGLYQIVAGERRWRAAQIAQLHEVPVIVRELSDTEVLEVAIVENIQRADLNAIEEAASYRQLMDRFGHTQERLADALNKSRSHIANLLRLLNLPDQVQAWLKEGKLTAGHARALVTATNAVELARKVIDKNLSVRETEELVRRQAEGPKAQKSKSVKQEKDADTRALEGDLTAHLKMRVAINHSGTEGGQVVVTYRDLDQLDRLCQILAGS
- the hrcA gene encoding heat-inducible transcriptional repressor HrcA — its product is MPIPETALLSDLNDRSREVFRRVVETYLATGDPVGSRTLTRELSEKLSAATIRNVMQDLELLGLLDHPHISAGRMPTQLGLRLFVDGLMEAGPVSASDREMIDETLGDDSRDTGTMLDRVSTALSALTHGASLVLMPKQEAPVRHIEFVSLAPDRALVVLVFADGRVENRVFNPPPGHTASSMREAANFLNAVAEGRTLAELRRSVAHEIEASRQKLDSMAAVLISSGLALWEGESSDPRLIVRGRANLLEHELADLDRIRTLFDDLERKRDIAEFLELAEQGEGVRIFIGSENKLFSLSGSSLVVSPYMNADRKIVGAVGVIGPTRLNYGRIVPIVDYTAQLVGRLISGRKG
- a CDS encoding nucleotide exchange factor GrpE; the protein is MTNENPNGSPLDEEIIDPLADDMPSPDVEALVAERDEYRDRFMRALADAENARKRAEKDRRDAEQYGGSRLARDLLPVHDALTRALDAAGDEQREAAAALIEGVELTLRELNNVFAKHGIRVITPAIGEKFDPQQHEAMFEAPVPGTKAGNIIQVMDNGFILHDRLLRPAKVGVSSTPAS
- a CDS encoding ParA family protein, producing MHDTRIIAVANQKGGVGKTTTAINLGAALAEQGQRVAIIDLDPQGNASTGLGVPLEERELTSYDLLTGEHALQETLRDTAIANLRIVPSNRDLASADFELSNRPGRTQFLRRKLTTPSEFDYILIDCPPALGLLTVNAMVASDSVLVPLQAEFYALEGLSQLLMTVREVRQTANPDLRIEGVLLTMSDNRNNLSQQVEADARSTLSGLVYRTVIPRNVRLSEAPSHAMPVLQYDPNSKGSHAYRELATEFLSRQLATA
- the rph gene encoding ribonuclease PH; its protein translation is MRPSGRNLSDMRPISIETGIMRHAEGSCLISCGDTRVLCSASIEEKAPPFLKGSGQGWVTAEYGMLPRATNSRNRREAAAGKQSGRTQEIQRLIGRALRAGVDRRALGERQIVIDCDVIQADGGTRCASITGGWVALRLAVNKLLKAGIITTDPIMDHVAAVSCGIYAGQPILDLDYAEDSEAGTDGNFIMTGAGRLIEVQMSAEGATFSRPEMNQLLDLAEAGIAELVRAQNEAVECAS
- the rdgB gene encoding RdgB/HAM1 family non-canonical purine NTP pyrophosphatase, producing the protein MRKLTEKKLLVATHNKGKLDEIRAMMAPHGIEVTSAGEMGLPEPAETEDSFIGNARIKARAAMQATGLPVLADDSGITVDGLDGAPGVYTADWAETPQGRDFMQAMTRTWTELEARGVAEPRTAQFRATLILLWPDGHEEIFEGVAPGRLVWPPRGVQGHGYDPIFVPDGHDVTYAEMLPEQKNAISHRARAFRKLETLFA